The region AAGCGTTCTGGCGGTGCAGTTTTTCCAGCTTCTTCTTGATGCGGTCACGCTTGAGCGTAGACAGATAATCGACGAAGAGCTTGCCGTTGAGGTGGTCGCATTCATGTTGAATGCACACCGCCAGCAGGCCTTCGGCGATCATTTCGAACGGTTTTCCGTCACGGTCCAGCGCGTTGATTTTCACACGCTGTGGACGGTCAACGTTTTCGTAGTAGCCCGGTACCGAAAGGCAGCCTTCCTGGTACTGGTCCATCTCGTCGGTCAGGGTTTCGAACTCGGGGTTGATGAAAACCATTGGTTCGCTGCGGTCTTCGCTCAGGTCCATGACCACGATGCGTTTATGGACGTTGACCTGAGTCGCTGCCAGGCCGATGCCTGGCGCCTCGTACATGGTTTCAAACATGTCTTCGATCAACTGACGGACTTCGTCGTCCACAACCGCCACGGGTTTGGCGATAGTGCGCAGTCGCGAGTCTGGGAATTCGAGGATGTTTAAAATGGCCATAGGCGTTATAGCTGCACTGTATGAAAGATTGAAAACGGTTGTCAGGTGGTCCTGAGGACTCGGGCAACCTGTGCAAAACGTCTCTTTCAGAGAGAATCCGATCGGATTCAGGCGTTTCACGCGAGCACACATAATAAAGGGATTCACCCGCGGATGAAACGACTAGTCGCCGGGCTGCACGTGGCGTACGCATGAGGTTGTCGGGTGTCGCAATTTGAAACCAACGATCGCAGTCCATTCGAGACGTTCAACTAAGGTTGGGTTTCCAGGCGCTATTTCAAGAACCGCTCAAGCGCTCAAGCTGACGTTTGCGAGCATTTTCCGAACAACTTGTTAACAGACTTATCCACAGCTTGTTCCATTGGCTGAAGCGCCGTAACCGATCAAGGATGCTCCCATGCCGCTGTCTGAAATTTCACCCGCCGAGCTGGAAGCCCGCTTGCGTTTGCAGCGTTTGCCCGAGGTGGGCCCGCGTCGCTATTACACCTTGTTCAGTGCCTTTGGTTCGGCCAGTTCGGCGCTCTGTGCACCTGCCACTGCATGGCGGGCGCTGGGGCTGCCGGCGGTCTGTGCCGAAGCGCGCCGCAGTCCTCAGGTTCGTGACGGCGCCAGCGCTGCATTGCGCTGGCTTGAGGGCTCCAGCCAACATCTGTTGTTACACGACCAGCCCGATTACCCGGGCTTGTTGGGTGAACTCAGCGATGCTCCGCCGTTGTTATTCGTCGCGGGCGAGCCTTCGATTCTGGAGAAGCCGCAACTGGCAATGGTGGGTAGCCGACGTGCCTCCAGGCCGGGGCTGGACACCACAGCAGCCTTTTCCCGTTGCCTGGCGGGGGCAGGTTTTGTGATTACCAGCGGCCTCGCGCTCGGCGTCGATGGTGCTGCCCATCACGCGGCGCTGGAGGCTGGCGGACAGACAGTGGGTGTCCTTGGCACGGGGCTGCAAAAACTTTATCCACAGCGCCATCGCGCTCTGGCGGACGCGATGATTGCCAGTGGCAGCGCAGTGGTGTCGGAGTTCCCGCTGGATGCCGGGCCGCTGGCGGGGAATTTCCCGCGACGTAACCGAATCATCAGCGGTTTATCGTTGGGTGTATTGGTGGTTGAAGCCAGTGTGGCCAGTGGTTCACTGATCACTGCGCGTCTGGCTGCAGAGCAAGGTCGCGAGGTGTACGCCATCCCGGGGTCGATTCATCACCCCGGCGCACGCGGCTGCCACCAGTTGATTCGTGAAGGTGCCACCTTGGTCGAAACCGTTGAACACATCCTCGAAGGCTTGCAGGGCTGGCGCTCAATGCCGTTAACCACTGCTGATCTGTTTACGCCAAGTTGTCATCCGTTAGTGCAATTGTTGCAGGCTGCGCCCTGCACCACTGAAGCGCTG is a window of Pseudomonas taetrolens DNA encoding:
- the def gene encoding peptide deformylase, with the protein product MAILNILEFPDSRLRTIAKPVAVVDDEVRQLIEDMFETMYEAPGIGLAATQVNVHKRIVVMDLSEDRSEPMVFINPEFETLTDEMDQYQEGCLSVPGYYENVDRPQRVKINALDRDGKPFEMIAEGLLAVCIQHECDHLNGKLFVDYLSTLKRDRIKKKLEKLHRQNA
- the dprA gene encoding DNA-processing protein DprA, which produces MPLSEISPAELEARLRLQRLPEVGPRRYYTLFSAFGSASSALCAPATAWRALGLPAVCAEARRSPQVRDGASAALRWLEGSSQHLLLHDQPDYPGLLGELSDAPPLLFVAGEPSILEKPQLAMVGSRRASRPGLDTTAAFSRCLAGAGFVITSGLALGVDGAAHHAALEAGGQTVGVLGTGLQKLYPQRHRALADAMIASGSAVVSEFPLDAGPLAGNFPRRNRIISGLSLGVLVVEASVASGSLITARLAAEQGREVYAIPGSIHHPGARGCHQLIREGATLVETVEHILEGLQGWRSMPLTTADLFTPSCHPLVQLLQAAPCTTEALVSASGWELPQLLAALTELELQGHVVLEGGRWFARAS